The following is a genomic window from Patagioenas fasciata isolate bPatFas1 chromosome 1, bPatFas1.hap1, whole genome shotgun sequence.
TACAAATACAAATTTGCACTCAGTGCCTGCAAATAAATTTCTGCAGTTCAATTGTATTGTCTTTGTACAGGCAAGTTCTTTGACTAGGAAGCTTTTCATCTTCTATGTAGAGGTGGAGAAAGGGACATTCTATAACCAAAGACTCTGCTGTATTTGCAGGTGATGGCAAATGCGTGATCTGTGACTCCTACGTGCGGCCCTGCACTCTCGTGCGCATTTGTGATGAGTGTAACTACGGTTCGTACCAAGGGCGCTGTGTGATCTGCGGGGGTCCAGGAGTGTCTGATGCCTACTACTGCAAGGAGTGTACCATCCAGGAAAAAGATGTACGTTGTCATCCAGTCTACTCTTGAATTGATTATGTCTTTATTTAGTAGCCATGTTTATCTTTAAGGGGCTTGGAACTACTGAAATTTGTGTTGGGTCATGGGATGCTTGGGTTCCACTACCAATATTGGCACTGGTTTTATTACCTTGTACCTTTTTTCCCTTGTTGGTAGTTCCCTGTGTT
Proteins encoded in this region:
- the PHF5A gene encoding PHD finger-like domain-containing protein 5A, coding for MAKHHPDLIFCRKQAGVAIGRLCEKCDGKCVICDSYVRPCTLVRICDECNYGSYQGRCVICGGPGVSDAYYCKECTIQEKDRDGCPKIVNLGSSKTDLFYERKKYGFKKR